The region CACGCCTCCGCCAGTTGCTTTCGATTTTCAGTACATCCTTGTGTTTCTTCCAATGATTTATATGGTAACATACGTTTTCTGGTATTTGATCAAGCCCTACAAGAAGCAAATTATTCTGAAGCTTGTGCCCATGCTTATCAGGGACAGAAGTAGTCCATTGACATACATTGGGGCAGATGGTACAAGTGATATAACAAGTGGTAATAGTATGCATGTTTCCCAGGCCCACACCAACATTGAAGAGGAAGAAGCATTGCTTAAGAGAGCAGAAGAAGAGAATCGATATCGACCTCCTAGTATCAGTCCATTGTCGAGTGAGAAGAACTCAAATTCCCACTCAACAACTACTCTTAGCTATGGTTCAACTAGAGAATCCCCAAGAGTTAGTGAACCTACCAATTGATGAACACAGTGCAACAAGATAAGTATTTTATTCGATTTCACTTTGATTAGAGCATATACTTAAATTCAATTAAGCGATAGTTTTTTTATTAACTCTAGACACCTTACTCTAAACTGTACACAATTGTCATTGTTGATTGATTGTAATGTTTTGTCAGCACTGCTATCCCGTAGATGAACGGAGCACGAGCACTCAGCAAACAATAGCACAAATACTCCACAGTCATAGCCTGCATCAAATGCAAAGCGTTGACATCACCTTCAATGATACATTTTGCGGCCTGTGGATTCTATTTCAGTTTCAGGCACCTTTCAAAAATACATAGGCTTCTATCAAATGATATCATCTTGAGGACCAGTCacaagtataatattatagctccaATGGGTCACCCTGTACTACTGCCACTTTAATGGGTCCCAATGCTGCCCTCAAAAGTCTGACTCTTAATATTACTATAATACTTTAGTAGTACACACATATTCTGACCCATAAAGCTTACACTACGATCTGCATGCGTAAACTTACCATTGGTCTGCTGAGGACAACTTGGTACTTCACTGAAAACTGGTTGTGATGGTACTATAGTTATAGAGCACAAAATAATACTGAGTACGTGTATGTCAACAGAGTCTTACATAACTACAATGCCTTCCCTTGCGATGACTTGTCTAACTCACCACTGAGAAATGGGGTAACTTTCTGAGCACATTGCTGGCTGGGTAGCAAGTTCAAGGAATGACAGGAGTCCCATGAGTAGAAAGTGTTTTCTTTTCTTACATACACTAATAAGCTCCTGTGAGggtgacactataattatacctaaaaGTGTAGTAATTTTATAGTACCTATATatcgtatacatgcatatgcgCATAAAGTTCACATGGTACATGGTAAAGTTAAGTTAATGAATAAGACCTATTGTGATACCAATTTAGTGGCAAGTGACCTAGAGTCCTGATTAATTTGTCATCAAATCATGTAAATATCCGCGTTAATGTCGCTAAAACTCACCAATGAGATCCACCAGAGTGTTCACTCGAGGCATTGTTATTGACGGCTAATAACACCAGATCCTTATCACTCAGGCCCAGTGGATCCAAGAACATGCTCAACTCAGGACCTGCAAATCAGAGCTTTTATGACAGCAGTCTCACTTGATATTGATGGTTGGCATACCATTGTAGATTTTAATGAACTGCGTAACATCAGGAGTAATGAAGCACACTTGATCTCTGTTGTCACTAAACAATTCATGTTCGAGGTATCTGCAGAAACACAATATTACTTATAAAGAGTGtttatatacataatacagTATAGTCTAAGAAATTGCAAAAATGCTCATAAAGGGTTGTGTCTAACTCAAAATAGAATCCAATAATTTTATCATTAATCCAGTTGGCTCCTATTAGTAATGCAACATCTGATTCTCGAAGCAAGCTGTCATAATAGCTCAGTGCAACTTTGTCTTGCATTGAGCTGGCCATTTTCTTTTgcaaggggtggggctcatttTTTACTTCCTATGTTTGGAATTCTAATTAAGCAGGCTGCCAACAAAAGAGAAATTCAAAACAAAATGGTCGCCAACCTCTAAGCGTTGGCAACATACACACAAGCTTCTAGTCAAGGCTAGAGTGTTTTCTATAGCTTAATTACTACTAGTGTAAAATCTATGTACACTAGACACCGTTCAAATGCAGCTGGAGCCAAAAAGACAGACAAGGAAGACATTTTCTAAGAAAGAATTTGAAAGGCGTTGGTGCTTGTTGTAGGCAATTGTGTGCTCGTGTTGGAATGGAGGGGGGAAGGGGCAGCACTT is a window of Halichondria panicea chromosome 13, odHalPani1.1, whole genome shotgun sequence DNA encoding:
- the LOC135346717 gene encoding sentrin-specific protease 8-like isoform X1, translated to MASSMQDKVALSYYDSLLRESDVALLIGANWINDKIIGFYFEYLEHELFSDNRDQVCFITPDVTQFIKIYNGPELSMFLDPLGLSDKDLVLLAVNNNASSEHSGGSHWSLLVYVRKENTFYSWDSCHSLNLLPSQQCAQKVTPFLSVPSQPVFSEVPSCPQQTNGYDCGVFVLLFAECSCSVHLRDSSADKTLQSINNDNCVQFRVRCLELIKKLSLN
- the LOC135346717 gene encoding sentrin-specific protease 8-like isoform X2, with translation MASSMQDKVALSYYDSLLRESDVALLIGANWINDKIIGFYFEYLEHELFSDNRDQVCFITPDVTQFIKIYNGPELSMFLDPLGLSDKDLVLLAVNNNASSEHSGGSHWSLLVYVRKENTFYSWDSCHSLNLLPSQQCAQKVTPFLSVPSQPVFSEVPSCPQQTNGNSQKADGRPIAPFVVSEHTTTIREIQ